The Staphylococcus sp. KG4-3 genome window below encodes:
- a CDS encoding SDR family oxidoreductase, whose translation MNNIKDKVILITGASSGIGKATATSLAQQGAKLVLAARNNEKLKEISKELSQDSNEVKYKQTDVTNIKEVNELAQFAIDNYGRIDVLINNAGVMPLSLMHNKKIDEWNSMIDVNIKGVLNGIYSVISRMRNQNSGHIINISSVAGHLVTPGSAVYSGTKFAVRAITEGLRMEESSQNSNIRATIICPGATNTNLTQTITDSDVEGNVSSVYETTIEPNDMARAIAFAINEPSNVAVNELIVRPTNQEW comes from the coding sequence ATGAATAATATAAAAGATAAAGTAATCCTTATAACGGGCGCATCAAGTGGTATAGGAAAAGCAACCGCCACATCATTAGCACAACAGGGCGCAAAATTAGTATTAGCAGCAAGAAACAATGAAAAGTTAAAAGAAATTTCAAAGGAATTGTCACAAGATAGTAATGAAGTTAAATATAAACAAACAGATGTGACAAATATTAAAGAAGTAAATGAATTAGCACAGTTTGCCATTGATAATTATGGAAGAATAGACGTCTTAATTAATAATGCTGGAGTTATGCCATTATCTTTAATGCATAATAAGAAGATAGATGAATGGAACTCAATGATTGATGTAAATATTAAAGGTGTTTTAAACGGTATTTATTCAGTTATTTCTAGAATGAGAAATCAAAATTCTGGTCATATCATAAATATATCTTCTGTAGCTGGACACTTAGTTACTCCTGGTAGTGCAGTATATAGTGGAACAAAATTTGCTGTAAGAGCTATTACAGAGGGATTACGTATGGAGGAATCATCTCAAAATAGTAATATTAGAGCTACTATTATTTGTCCTGGAGCTACTAATACTAATTTAACTCAAACGATTACTGATTCGGATGTAGAAGGTAATGTATCTTCTGTATATGAAACCACAATAGAACCTAATGATATGGCTAGAGCTATAGCATTTGCAATAAATGAGCCTTCTAACGTCGCTGTTAATGAACTTATCGTTAGACCTACGAACCAAGAATGGTAA
- a CDS encoding FAD-dependent monooxygenase, whose product MENKRVLISGASIAGLTSAYWLNNNGFEVTIVEKAKEIRGGGYPIDVRGSAINISKMMGIYDSLKTKSLDNMKIKFLDRKNNLVGQLPDTSMKEHDDIEIPRGYLTNELYKLVKEENINILYGDSIKSVIQNTTFASVEFESGNKEIYDLIIGADGIHSNTRKLTFGHEENYTKYLGYNFTGFSMANNLNMYKEGWIYSENAKTSVMYATKDESFIHAFLVFYEPNELLVNHRDEEKQREIVKEKFKDLEGITPNMLKSLDEEESIFFDTTTQIIMDTWSKNNIVLVGDAAHAPSFLTGQGSSLAMIGSYILANELKINETLDDAFEAYERAMKPFVEANQEVVQEDSFSIVALKDDEEIKKRNAILEQMSKRSDDEHSANDVIDITRVINYPSL is encoded by the coding sequence ATGGAAAATAAAAGAGTTTTAATATCAGGAGCTAGCATTGCAGGACTTACTTCTGCATATTGGTTAAATAATAATGGCTTTGAAGTAACAATTGTTGAAAAAGCCAAAGAAATTAGAGGAGGAGGTTATCCTATAGATGTAAGAGGAAGTGCAATAAATATATCCAAGATGATGGGGATATATGACTCTCTAAAAACAAAAAGTTTAGATAATATGAAAATCAAGTTTTTAGATAGAAAAAACAACTTGGTAGGGCAATTACCAGATACGTCAATGAAAGAACATGATGATATTGAAATACCTAGAGGGTATTTAACAAATGAGTTATATAAACTTGTAAAAGAAGAAAACATTAATATTTTGTATGGTGATTCCATAAAAAGTGTTATTCAAAATACCACTTTCGCAAGTGTAGAATTTGAAAGTGGTAATAAAGAAATTTATGATTTAATTATTGGTGCGGATGGCATTCATTCTAATACAAGAAAATTAACATTTGGTCACGAAGAAAACTACACAAAATATTTAGGCTATAATTTCACTGGATTTTCCATGGCCAATAATTTGAATATGTACAAAGAAGGATGGATTTATTCAGAAAATGCGAAAACATCAGTTATGTACGCTACTAAAGACGAAAGTTTTATACATGCCTTTTTAGTTTTTTATGAACCCAATGAATTGTTAGTTAATCATAGAGATGAAGAAAAACAACGAGAAATTGTAAAAGAAAAATTTAAAGATTTGGAAGGTATTACTCCTAACATGTTAAAGAGTTTAGATGAAGAAGAAAGTATATTTTTCGACACGACAACTCAAATTATCATGGATACTTGGTCCAAAAATAATATAGTATTAGTCGGAGATGCAGCACATGCACCCTCTTTTTTAACAGGTCAAGGATCAAGTTTAGCGATGATAGGGTCGTATATTTTAGCAAATGAGTTAAAAATAAATGAAACGTTAGATGACGCTTTTGAAGCCTATGAAAGAGCCATGAAGCCATTTGTAGAGGCAAATCAAGAGGTAGTACAAGAGGATAGTTTTTCAATTGTAGCGCTCAAAGATGATGAAGAAATAAAAAAAAGAAATGCTATTTTAGAACAGATGAGTAAAAGAAGTGATGATGAGCATAGTGCTAATGATGTGATAGATATAACTAGAGTTATAAATTATCCTAGCTTATAG
- a CDS encoding NAD(P)-dependent oxidoreductase, protein MKIGIIGASGKVGSLVLEESIKRGHDATAIVRNASKLSNSNINVLEKEIYDITSEDLKDLDVVINAFGAPLGEEEAHVKAGRALIEALKGSDTRAIIVGGAGSLYVDEAQTTKLIDTPEFPEIFVPTAKGQGRNLEDLKTSKDITWTFLSPSANFDADGPKTENYQAGKDNLLINSKGNSYVSYADFAFALVDEIENPQHKNERFTVVSENN, encoded by the coding sequence ATGAAAATTGGAATTATTGGGGCAAGTGGAAAAGTTGGAAGCCTTGTATTAGAAGAGTCAATTAAAAGAGGTCATGATGCAACAGCAATTGTTAGAAATGCTTCAAAATTATCAAATAGTAATATAAATGTTTTAGAAAAAGAAATATATGATATTACTTCGGAAGACTTGAAAGATTTAGATGTAGTTATTAATGCATTTGGTGCGCCTCTTGGTGAAGAAGAAGCACATGTGAAAGCAGGCCGTGCACTTATTGAAGCATTAAAAGGATCTGATACAAGAGCAATTATCGTTGGTGGTGCAGGTAGTTTATACGTTGATGAAGCACAAACAACTAAGTTAATAGATACACCTGAATTTCCTGAAATATTTGTGCCAACTGCAAAAGGACAAGGTAGAAATTTAGAAGATTTAAAAACTTCTAAAGATATTACTTGGACATTTCTTAGTCCATCTGCAAATTTTGATGCTGATGGTCCTAAAACTGAAAACTATCAAGCAGGCAAAGACAATTTATTAATTAACTCTAAAGGCAATAGTTATGTTAGTTATGCAGATTTTGCATTTGCACTAGTGGATGAGATAGAAAATCCCCAGCATAAAAATGAACGTTTTACTGTGGTATCAGAAAATAATTAA
- a CDS encoding MerR family transcriptional regulator, whose product MYYTQDVEKIVGINSSAMRYYEKEGILPIVKRDKNGNRTYTDENIEWLKFIKLLRATDMGIEDIKHYVFLFKQGHSTIEKRREILSEHKESIKNEIKSKLDCLDQINYKLGVYDELSRNVITDIINKDCLI is encoded by the coding sequence ATGTACTATACTCAAGATGTTGAAAAAATAGTGGGAATTAATAGTTCAGCAATGAGGTATTATGAAAAGGAAGGTATATTACCTATTGTGAAAAGAGACAAGAATGGAAATCGTACGTATACCGATGAAAATATAGAATGGTTGAAATTTATTAAATTGTTAAGAGCAACAGATATGGGGATTGAGGATATAAAGCATTATGTTTTTTTATTTAAGCAAGGGCATTCTACGATAGAAAAAAGACGTGAAATTTTAAGTGAACACAAGGAAAGTATAAAAAATGAAATTAAAAGCAAGTTAGATTGTCTAGATCAGATTAACTATAAATTAGGTGTTTATGATGAATTATCACGTAATGTTATTACAGATATTATAAACAAGGATTGCCTTATTTGA
- a CDS encoding TetR/AcrR family transcriptional regulator, protein MSIDTRNHILKVANNLFKEHGYSHTSMDKIANESEISRRTLFRLFNSKSEILYLSNEDVLKDTIERLLGKTFTLQSFIQKLIKILDNASYSDKVNYMETMKQLKYEPDFQSQTLYKILKLIPSLSFSDEDHHDILKGAFFGNIFIAWAKIIENPNIDSLDILKNQLIEFEKTL, encoded by the coding sequence ATGTCAATAGATACTAGAAATCATATACTTAAAGTTGCAAACAACCTCTTTAAAGAACATGGATATAGCCATACCAGTATGGATAAAATTGCAAATGAATCTGAAATCTCACGACGTACACTTTTTAGACTTTTTAATTCTAAAAGTGAGATTTTATACTTAAGTAATGAAGACGTATTAAAAGATACTATTGAAAGATTGTTAGGTAAAACATTCACATTGCAATCCTTCATTCAAAAATTAATAAAAATATTAGATAATGCGTCATATTCAGATAAAGTAAATTATATGGAAACAATGAAACAACTTAAATACGAACCTGATTTTCAGTCTCAGACACTGTATAAAATATTAAAGCTGATACCTTCTCTTTCATTTAGTGATGAAGATCATCATGACATATTGAAAGGCGCTTTCTTTGGGAATATATTCATTGCTTGGGCAAAAATAATAGAAAACCCAAACATTGATTCTTTAGATATTCTTAAAAACCAACTTATTGAATTTGAAAAAACTTTGTGA
- a CDS encoding recombinase family protein: MKIGYARVSTGLQNLNLQENRLNAYGCEKIFNDHMSGSKSKRPGLDKAIEFARSGDTVVVWRLDRLGRNMEYLITLVNELNERGVSFHSLEENITMDKSSSTGQLLFHLFAAFAEFERNLILERSSAGRIAARARGRYGGRPEKLNKQDLNLLKTLYDNGTPIKKIAEQWQVSRTTMYCYLNKLERIENIKK; this comes from the coding sequence TTGAAAATAGGTTATGCAAGAGTTTCAACTGGATTACAAAATTTGAATTTACAGGAGAATCGATTAAACGCATATGGTTGTGAAAAGATATTTAACGACCATATGAGTGGTTCAAAAAGTAAAAGGCCTGGTTTAGATAAAGCAATTGAATTTGCGAGATCAGGAGATACGGTTGTTGTTTGGAGACTAGATAGACTAGGACGTAACATGGAGTATTTAATCACATTAGTTAATGAACTTAACGAACGAGGCGTGAGTTTTCATAGTTTAGAAGAAAATATAACGATGGATAAATCAAGTTCTACTGGACAATTGTTATTTCATTTATTCGCAGCATTTGCTGAATTTGAACGTAATTTAATTTTAGAGCGTTCTTCAGCTGGTAGAATTGCAGCTCGTGCTAGAGGACGCTATGGTGGAAGACCTGAAAAATTGAATAAGCAAGATTTAAATTTACTCAAAACACTTTATGATAATGGAACACCAATCAAAAAAATTGCAGAACAATGGCAAGTTTCCCGTACAACTATGTATTGTTATCTCAATAAATTAGAGAGAATAGAGAATATAAAAAAGTAG
- the dmpI gene encoding 4-oxalocrotonate tautomerase DmpI, with product MPILKLETLNLTKNQKKQLVEELTETASRITGIPKEGYYVILKENNLDNVGSGGKLLSDQE from the coding sequence ATGCCAATTTTAAAATTAGAAACACTAAATTTAACAAAAAATCAAAAAAAACAATTAGTTGAGGAATTAACAGAAACTGCTTCACGTATTACTGGAATCCCTAAAGAAGGATATTATGTTATTTTAAAAGAAAACAACTTAGATAACGTGGGTTCTGGAGGAAAATTATTAAGTGATCAAGAATAG
- a CDS encoding LysR family transcriptional regulator: protein MKYFQNVANTEHLTKSSEKLHVAQPALSKIIKNLEEELGAELFDRIGRNIKLNTYGKIFLKHVDQLFYEIEVGVQKIEDLKEKNRGSIFFTASSIDKNFSEVIKNFSKTFPHINLFIKQKRFDSEKINLLLNNKVDFAFVNKEINNSQIITEVLMKERVYLAVATKHHLARKKKVSINELEKEFFVKLNYDSNSAYLYDELEKLFLPNITCQCDDESSLINLVEQGLGIAFISHNLINNSLLPVKLIEIEEAKYTSFLRLAWKKENYMSKAKENFYNYIINNINQ, encoded by the coding sequence TTGAAATACTTTCAAAATGTTGCTAATACAGAACATTTAACAAAGTCATCTGAAAAATTACATGTGGCTCAGCCTGCATTAAGTAAAATCATTAAAAATTTAGAGGAAGAATTGGGTGCAGAACTTTTCGATAGAATTGGAAGAAATATAAAATTAAATACATATGGAAAAATATTTTTAAAACACGTCGATCAACTTTTTTATGAAATTGAAGTTGGTGTTCAAAAAATTGAAGATTTAAAAGAAAAAAATAGAGGAAGCATCTTTTTTACAGCTTCTTCAATCGATAAAAATTTTAGTGAAGTTATTAAAAACTTTTCTAAAACGTTTCCTCATATAAATCTATTTATAAAACAAAAAAGATTTGACTCTGAAAAAATTAATTTATTGCTAAATAACAAAGTAGATTTTGCTTTTGTTAATAAAGAAATAAATAATTCACAAATAATAACAGAAGTTTTAATGAAAGAACGTGTATATCTAGCAGTAGCAACAAAACATCATTTAGCAAGAAAAAAAAAGGTTTCTATTAATGAATTAGAAAAAGAATTTTTTGTTAAATTAAATTATGATTCTAATTCGGCATATTTATATGACGAATTAGAAAAATTATTTCTTCCAAACATAACTTGCCAATGTGATGATGAATCATCATTGATAAATTTAGTTGAGCAGGGATTAGGAATAGCTTTTATATCACATAATCTTATCAATAATAGCTTACTACCCGTAAAATTAATTGAAATAGAAGAAGCAAAATATACATCTTTTTTACGTTTAGCATGGAAAAAAGAAAATTATATGTCCAAAGCTAAAGAAAATTTTTATAATTATATAATAAATAATATAAATCAATAG